The following are encoded in a window of bacterium SCSIO 12643 genomic DNA:
- a CDS encoding HU family DNA-binding protein, with protein MNKAQLIDAMAEGAGISKAAAKSALEAFVSATESTLKSGGRVSLVGFGSFSVSKRNARTGRNPQTGAEIQIAAKNVVKFKAGSDLSDSVN; from the coding sequence ATGAATAAAGCACAATTAATTGATGCTATGGCTGAAGGAGCTGGAATCTCAAAAGCAGCTGCAAAAAGCGCGTTAGAAGCATTTGTTAGCGCTACTGAGTCTACTTTAAAATCAGGTGGACGTGTTTCTTTAGTTGGTTTTGGATCTTTCTCTGTTTCTAAGAGAAATGCTAGAACTGGACGTAATCCTCAAACTGGAGCTGAAATCCAAATTGCAGCTAAGAATGTAGTTAAGTTCAAAGCAGGTTCTGATCTTTCTGATTCAGTAAACTAA